Proteins from a single region of Pseudomonadota bacterium:
- a CDS encoding M3 family metallopeptidase translates to MTNAAKQTDAANPFFFQWNTPFGVPPFSDIDPEHFAPAFEKAMDEHRLEVDAIAGQTAPADFANTIDRLELAGALLRKTAMVFYNLSGSHTNPELQALERDLAPKMARHQQAVSLHEGLFARIEELWNKRDTLDLTSEQERVLDLTRKGFVRAGALLQGEPRERIKAIGERLAVLATQFSQNVLADEQVEALHLTDEAELAGLSQSLIDAAAQAANDAGKQGWVITLSRSLIEPFLVQSTRRDLREAAFAQWTSRGMRGGETDNRAIAQETLALRHERAKLLGYETYAHFKLENEMAKTPDAVRQLLDNVWAPARAQALLDQEKLEQLAAAEGANIKLEAWDWRHYAEKRREAEFAISDDEVKPYFTLDAMIEAAFETATKLFGLTFSRPEDIPVYHPDVRAYEVTNSDGEHVAVFLGDYFGRSSKRSGAWMSAFRGQRNLGERVRPIIVNVMNFAKPPEGGVALCTLDDVRTLFHEFGHALHGMLSDVTYPSVAGTSVARDFVELPSQLYEHWVLVPENLKAHAKHAETGEVIPDALVEKLKAAATYDQGFATVEYLASALVDLDMHDGTTDGQDDLLAAQGTTLKRIGMPSAIVMRHASPHFQHIFSGGSYASGYYSYMWSEVMDADAFAAFEEAGSPFAPGVAAKLQEHIYAAGGATDPADLYTRFRGRMPTVDALLAKRGLDKAA, encoded by the coding sequence ATGACCAACGCTGCCAAGCAAACCGACGCCGCCAACCCGTTTTTCTTCCAGTGGAATACACCGTTTGGGGTCCCGCCGTTCAGCGACATCGACCCGGAGCATTTCGCCCCGGCCTTCGAGAAGGCGATGGACGAGCATCGCTTGGAAGTGGACGCGATTGCCGGTCAGACCGCTCCGGCTGATTTTGCAAACACCATCGATCGGCTGGAATTGGCCGGCGCGCTTCTACGCAAGACGGCGATGGTTTTCTACAATCTGTCCGGCTCTCACACAAACCCGGAACTCCAGGCGCTTGAACGGGACCTCGCCCCGAAGATGGCGCGTCATCAGCAGGCCGTCAGCCTTCACGAGGGGCTTTTTGCCCGCATTGAAGAGCTGTGGAACAAGCGCGACACGCTCGATCTGACCAGCGAGCAGGAGCGGGTGCTGGACCTGACACGAAAAGGCTTCGTCCGCGCTGGCGCGCTGCTTCAAGGTGAGCCGCGCGAACGGATCAAGGCAATTGGCGAGCGGCTGGCCGTCTTGGCCACCCAATTCTCCCAGAACGTGCTTGCCGATGAACAGGTTGAAGCGTTGCACCTCACCGACGAAGCGGAGCTTGCCGGTTTGTCGCAATCGCTCATCGATGCGGCCGCCCAGGCAGCGAACGATGCCGGTAAACAGGGCTGGGTGATCACCCTGTCCCGCTCGCTCATCGAGCCTTTTCTCGTTCAGTCAACGCGTCGAGATCTGCGCGAAGCAGCGTTCGCACAGTGGACGTCGCGCGGTATGCGTGGCGGTGAGACCGACAACCGTGCGATCGCACAGGAAACGCTGGCGCTGAGGCATGAACGCGCGAAGCTGCTCGGCTATGAAACCTACGCCCATTTCAAGCTTGAAAACGAAATGGCCAAAACTCCAGACGCGGTCCGACAACTTCTCGATAATGTTTGGGCTCCGGCGCGCGCGCAGGCGTTGCTTGATCAGGAAAAACTGGAGCAGCTGGCCGCCGCTGAGGGTGCGAACATCAAGCTTGAGGCCTGGGATTGGCGGCATTATGCAGAAAAACGCCGTGAAGCGGAGTTCGCGATCTCCGATGACGAGGTGAAGCCCTACTTCACGCTTGACGCGATGATCGAGGCGGCGTTCGAGACGGCTACAAAGCTGTTTGGGCTCACTTTTTCACGCCCGGAGGACATTCCCGTCTACCATCCCGACGTTCGCGCCTACGAGGTGACCAACAGCGACGGCGAGCATGTCGCTGTGTTTCTGGGCGACTATTTCGGTCGGTCGTCGAAGCGCTCGGGCGCCTGGATGAGCGCCTTTCGCGGGCAGCGCAACCTCGGGGAGCGCGTCCGACCGATCATCGTGAACGTGATGAATTTCGCCAAGCCCCCGGAAGGGGGCGTCGCCCTGTGCACGCTTGATGATGTGCGCACGCTGTTCCACGAGTTCGGCCACGCCCTGCACGGCATGCTTTCCGATGTGACCTACCCGTCTGTTGCCGGAACAAGCGTCGCGCGGGACTTTGTGGAACTCCCCTCACAGCTTTACGAGCATTGGGTGTTGGTGCCCGAAAACCTGAAAGCTCACGCAAAGCATGCGGAAACCGGTGAGGTGATCCCCGACGCGCTGGTCGAGAAACTGAAGGCGGCCGCGACCTATGATCAGGGCTTTGCCACGGTTGAGTATCTCGCCTCAGCGCTCGTCGATCTCGACATGCACGACGGCACGACGGACGGGCAAGATGATCTGCTGGCCGCGCAAGGCACAACCCTTAAACGCATCGGCATGCCCAGCGCCATCGTCATGCGGCACGCATCCCCGCACTTCCAGCACATCTTTTCGGGCGGCTCCTACGCGTCGGGATACTACAGCTACATGTGGTCAGAGGTGATGGACGCCGATGCGTTTGCAGCGTTCGAAGAGGCTGGCTCGCCCTTCGCACCGGGTGTGGCAGCAAAGCTGCAAGAGCATATCTACGCAGCTGGCGGCGCGACCGACCCGGCTGACCTGTACACCCGCTTCCGTGGCCGGATGCCAACCGTCGATGCGCTTCTGGCCAAGCGCGGCCTCGACAAGGCAGCGTGA
- a CDS encoding AEC family transporter: MQTAIITAALVPVILVIALGFFARVSGLVTAGHVSGVERVTYVILFPTLLFSNLSVATFEGTTVWLLAAAMVMAQIVISVFSWWLFIKQVRAGSIDGPAATSAFQGAIRFNTYIALAIVFALEGERGIQIASVPLAFIIITVNLFCVAILTRHGARPQDVPPPSMLRSIVTNPLIVACVAGLLINPFAIDWPMPVERVFDWFGAAAIALGLFAVGAGLKPISGQGSVRAIVWSNAIGLIAKPTLFIVLGLALALPGNMLAIGLMCMAAPTATSSFILARQLGGDAPLMAQITTIGTIGSAATISVWLGLLPFMAGP; this comes from the coding sequence ATGCAGACCGCCATCATCACAGCCGCCCTTGTTCCCGTCATTCTGGTCATAGCCCTTGGTTTTTTTGCACGGGTTTCCGGGCTGGTAACCGCCGGGCATGTCAGCGGCGTCGAGCGGGTCACCTATGTCATTTTGTTTCCCACCTTGTTGTTTTCGAACCTGTCGGTCGCAACGTTCGAGGGAACAACCGTCTGGCTGTTGGCAGCAGCGATGGTCATGGCGCAGATTGTCATTTCGGTGTTCAGCTGGTGGTTGTTTATCAAGCAGGTTCGAGCTGGCTCGATTGATGGGCCGGCCGCGACGAGCGCTTTTCAGGGCGCGATCCGCTTCAACACCTACATCGCCCTTGCCATCGTCTTCGCGCTCGAAGGCGAGCGCGGCATCCAGATCGCGTCGGTGCCGCTCGCCTTCATCATCATCACGGTCAACTTGTTCTGCGTTGCCATTCTAACCCGCCATGGCGCACGGCCGCAGGACGTTCCCCCGCCATCGATGCTGCGCTCGATCGTCACCAATCCTCTTATTGTTGCATGCGTTGCGGGGCTGCTCATCAACCCCTTCGCTATCGATTGGCCGATGCCGGTCGAGCGGGTGTTCGACTGGTTCGGAGCGGCCGCCATCGCGCTTGGTCTGTTTGCCGTGGGTGCCGGTTTGAAGCCCATCAGCGGTCAGGGCTCAGTGCGGGCGATTGTCTGGTCGAATGCGATCGGGCTGATCGCCAAGCCCACACTTTTCATCGTGCTCGGTCTTGCTCTGGCTTTGCCGGGCAACATGTTGGCCATTGGTTTGATGTGCATGGCGGCCCCCACCGCCACGTCATCGTTTATCCTCGCCCGCCAGCTTGGTGGCGATGCACCGCTGATGGCTCAGATCACCACTATCGGCACCATCGGCTCCGCCGCCACCATCAGCGTATGGCTCGGCCTTCTTCCATTTATGGCCGGCCCATAA